A region from the Hydrogenimonas sp. genome encodes:
- a CDS encoding acetylspermidine deacetylase, giving the protein MRRRKEEDMRQNSAYIYDPVYLEHDTGEWHPESPRRLLAVERAVSGLKPRLLQLSPIRVSEKLLLRVHTPEHIEAVRLACEAEEPIDADTVCVRRSWDAALTAAGAGIVALDAAKAGKIDRAFCAVRPPGHHATRNRSMGFCLFNNIAVAARYAQSIGYEKVAIVDFDVHHGNGTQDIFYDDGSVLYLSTHQYPAYPGTGLSTERGIGRGEGTTFNFPFPPGSGDKELIPVYTEKLPVILDDFKPDIILVSAGYDLHKADPLAQLEVTTEGIRTIVRAILNTAKTLPVLFFLEGGYNVEALGESVFVTIEEMLGGE; this is encoded by the coding sequence ATGCGCCGTAGAAAAGAGGAAGATATGAGACAAAACAGCGCCTACATCTACGACCCCGTATATCTCGAGCACGACACCGGAGAGTGGCACCCGGAGTCGCCGCGGCGGCTTTTGGCCGTCGAAAGGGCCGTGAGCGGTCTGAAGCCACGGCTGTTGCAGCTTTCGCCCATCCGCGTCTCTGAAAAGCTGCTGCTCCGGGTCCATACACCCGAACATATCGAAGCGGTACGGCTCGCCTGCGAAGCGGAAGAGCCCATCGATGCCGATACCGTCTGCGTACGCCGCTCTTGGGATGCGGCCCTGACCGCGGCAGGTGCGGGAATAGTAGCGCTGGATGCCGCAAAAGCGGGAAAGATCGACCGCGCATTCTGCGCCGTAAGGCCGCCGGGCCATCACGCCACACGTAACCGGTCGATGGGCTTCTGCCTCTTCAACAATATCGCCGTAGCCGCCAGATACGCCCAGTCTATCGGCTACGAAAAGGTAGCGATCGTCGATTTCGACGTCCACCACGGCAACGGCACACAGGATATCTTCTACGACGACGGATCGGTTCTCTACCTCTCGACCCACCAATACCCAGCCTACCCCGGCACGGGCCTCTCCACCGAACGGGGCATAGGCAGAGGCGAAGGAACCACATTCAACTTCCCCTTCCCTCCCGGCAGCGGAGATAAGGAGCTAATCCCGGTCTATACCGAAAAGCTTCCCGTCATCCTTGATGATTTCAAACCCGACATCATCCTCGTCTCCGCCGGCTACGACCTCCACAAAGCCGACCCGCTTGCCCAGCTCGAAGTAACCACCGAAGGTATACGCACCATAGTCCGGGCCATACTAAATACCGCAAAAACACTACCGGTTCTCTTTTTTCTCGAAGGGGGCTACAATGTCGAGGCGCTGGGAGAGAGTGTGTTTGTGACGATTGAAGAGATGTTGGGCGGGGAATAA